The Cygnus olor isolate bCygOlo1 unplaced genomic scaffold, bCygOlo1.pri.v2 scaffold_221_ctg1, whole genome shotgun sequence DNA segment GGGGGGGGGACCCCAACCCTTCGCGGCGCCGCGGTGCCACGGCCGTGTCCCGCAGGAGCGGTGCCGCGCCGGGAGCTGGCGGCGATGCGCACGCGGCTCTACCTCAACCTGGGGCTGGTGTACGACAGCCTGCGGGACGCGGGGCGCCGCGGGCGCTACCTGCAGCGCAGCGTCTTCGTGGCGGAGCGGGCGCGCCTGGACGAGGACCTGCAGCGCGCCTACTTCAACCTGGGCGCCATCCACCTGCGGCAgggccagcacccccaggccctGCGCTGCCTCCAGCGCGCCCGCGACTGCGCCCGCCGCATGCAGGACAAGGCGCTGGAGAGcgagtgctgcagcagcacggcGCAGGTCGGGCTCGGGACCCCCCCACACCCACACACCTTGTTTTTTAGCCCCTCCCCGGGGTCCGTCCTGGCGTCTTGATGAGGttggggggggtcccggtgtcgttccccccccccacctcccctcccagGTCCTGCTGAGCCTCGGAGACTTCGCGGCCGCCAAGCGCTCGCTGAGGACGGCGTACGCGCTGGGCTCGCAGCAGCCCCACCAGCGGCACCTCGTGCGCTCCAACCTGCGCTACGGTGAGCttggggggttggggggggggggggcgcacgCACAAGgtggtgacccccccccccccaccccggtcCCGCAGCCACCAAGGTGACGCGGCTGCAGGAGGCGCtggaggaggcggcgggcgAGCCGGCGGCGGCGATGGCGCTGTGCGAGCGGCTGGGGGACGTCTTCTCCAGGCACGGGGACTTCAGGAGGGCCCTGGAGCACTACCAGCGGCAGGTGGGGGGGGGTActgggggcgctggggggcgggggggggggctgagggggctggggggcacgggggtggGCTGGAGGTGTTGGGGATGGTGGGGGGTACTGGGGGTACTGGAAGGCACCGGGGATAGCGGGAGCACTGGGAAtgctggggggtgctggggttACTGGGGGCGCTGGGGGACAATGGGAGCACTGGGGATACTGGGGGTGCAGAGGAcactggggggcactgggggtgcTGGAGGCGTTGGGGATAGTGGGGGTACTGGGGGTACTGGAAGGCGCTGGGGACATCAGGAGCACTGGGAATactggggggtgctgggggtaATGGGAgtgctggggggcactggggataCTGGGGGTACTGAGGATATtggggggcacggggggtgCTGGAGGTGTTGGGGATAATGGGAGTGCTGGGGGTACTGGGGGTACTGGGAGGCGCTGGGGATAGTGGGAGCACTGGGAATACCGGGAGGGTGCTGGGAATAACGGGAGCGCTGGGGGTACTGGGGGGTGATGGGGATAatggggggcactggggacaaTGGGGCATACTGGGGACAATGGGTGGCGCTGAGGATaatgggtgctggggggcactggggatactgggagcactgggaataCTGGGGATACCGAGAGGCACTGGGAGTGCTGAGGATACTGGGGATAATGGGGCtcctggggggcactgggggtaCTGGGGATACTGGGGGTGCTGAGGGTACTGGGGGTCACtgggggtgctggaggtgctggggataATGGGAGTACTGGGGGTACTGGAAGGCGCTGGGGATAGTGGGAGCACTGGGAATAccggggggtgctggggatAATGGGAGGAGcgctgggggcactggggacaatgggggtgctggggggcactggaggtactgggagcactggggcaATACTGGGGATAACGAGAGGCACTGGGGATGCTGGAggtactgggagcactgggaataCTGGGGGTAGTGAGGATAACGGGAGTGCTGAGGGTGTTGGGGATAATGGGAGcactggaggtgctggggggcactggggatcCCGGGGGGCagtgggaggcactgggagcactggagGTACTGGGAGGCGCTAGGGACACCAGGGGGcgctgggaggcactgggagccCTGGGaatactgggagcactggggatAAAGGGAGTGCTGGGGATAATGGAAGCACTGGAGctactgggaggcactgggagcactggaggtactggggggtgctggggacacaggggggtgctgggaggcactgggagcactgggaatactgggagcactggggatAAAGGGAGTGCTGGGGATAACGGAAGCACTGGAGctactgggaggcactgggagcactggagGTACCCAGGGGGGGGGGCTTTGTCCCCGCTGacccccttgccccccccccagctgagCTACGCCGAGGCGCtgggccgccccgcgcccgaGCTGGCCGCCATCCACGTCTCGCTGGCCACCACCTTCGGCGACCTGCAGGAGCCCGCGCGCGCCGAGCACCACTACCGGCAGGAGCTGGCGCTGCACCGCGGCGACGCCCTGGAGGTGAGCGGGGACCCCCCCAACGGGCACaatttggggggggtggggaccCCTCGCCAGGAAATAAAAGGGCacggggccgggacccccccagctCGCCCCGGAGCCTGACGGGTGGCCGCGTGCAGGAGGGGAGGACGTGGCTGAGCATTGCGCTGGCCAAGGAGGAGGCGGGCGAGCCCCGCGCCGAGCTGGAGGCCTGCCTGGGGACGGCGCTGGAGCGGGCGGAGGCGGCGGGCGAGCTGCGGCTGCAGGTGAGGGCACGGCGGCGAGCGCGGTGCCGAGCCGGTGTCGTGGTGCTGACGCAGTGCCACGGTGCCGACCCGGTGCCAACCCAGTGCTATGGTGCCAACCCGGTGCCGCAGTGCCGTGATGCCGACCTGGTGCCAACCCAGTGCTGTGGTGCCGTGGTGCTGCCACGGTGCCAACCCAGCGCCATGGTGCCGACCCGGTGCTGCAGTGCCGTGGTGCCACGGTGCCGACCCGGTGCCGTGGTGCCAACCTGGTGCCGCAGTGCCGTGGTGCCATAGTGCCGACCCGATGGCACAGTGCCATGGTGCTGACCCAGTGCCACGGTGCCGTGGTGCCGGCCCGGTGCCGCAATGCCGTGGTGCCACGGTGCCAACCCGGTGCCACGGTGCCGACCTGGCTCCATCCCTCCCGCCCCGCAGCGTCAGGTCCTGCGGCACCTCCACGCGCTGCAGCAGCGGGCCGGCAGCGCCGAGGCCGCCGACACCATGGCGAGGCTGCAGGGTCTGCCGGGgggcgaggaagaggaggaggaggaagagcaggagagCAGCGAGGCCCCTGAGGAGGAGAGCGACCTGGAGCTGTCGGAGAGCGGTGAGGGGCGCGCGGGGGTTCCCTGGAGTGCCGAGAGGAGGGGGGACGGGACCCCAAaatgtgggggggggggggggggggacccccgGGACTCGGAGAGCAGCGGGACCCCCGTGCCCGGCTGCGCCCCCGCTCACAGCCGTGCCGCAGAGGGGGAGGACGACGAGCTCGACGGCTACACCAAGAGCGTCCCCGGCCGCCGGCGCATCTGCAAGGTGAGAGACGGGGTCCTGGCACTGCTCCGCGCCCCCCAGGTGCGGGTCAGGCCCCCCAGGTGCGGGTCAGGGCCCCCCCATGTGTGGGTCAGGGCCCCCCCAGGTGTGGGTCAGGCCCCCCAGATGCGGGTCAGGGCCCCCCAGGTGCAGGTCGAGGCCCCCAAGTGTGGGTCAGAGCCCCCCAGGTGTGGGTCAGGGCCCCCAGGTGTGGGTCAGGGCCCCCCACCCAGCCCCCCCAAGCCCCTCGGAGGCCGTATCCCCACCACCCCTCCCTGTGCCCGCAGTGGAACCGCCGCAACGACCGGGGCGAGACCCCGCTGCACCGCGCCTGCATCGAGGGCGACCTGCGGCGGGTGCAGCTCTACCTTAAGCAGGTAaaagggttggggggggggggggacacacacaacgggacccccccccggcacTGGGGACACTTGGTGGGGGCGTGGGCTCGCTCCTGGGGCGCCGCGGTGCCCGGcggagccgtgccgtgccggccAGGGCGAAAggatgctgctgggggggggggggtgacatCCCCATGGATGGTGGCACGCAGTGACCGTCCCcttgtgtgtcccccccccccccacgcagGGGCACCCCCTGAACCCCCGCGACTACTGCGGCTGGACCCCGCTGCACGAAGCCTGCAACCACGGGCACCTGGGTGAGCGCCGGGacccccctgccctgggaggggggggggtgtggggggggaaaggggccagatcctgcctgACATCCgcccccttttcctcccccccctttGTGACACCCCCTCAGAGATCGTGCGGCTGCTGCTGGACCGGGGGGCGGCCGTGGACGACgcgggggggccgggctgcGAGGGCATCACCCCCCTGCACGACGCGCTGGGCTGCGGCCACTTCGAGGTGGCCGAGCTGCTGGTGCAGCGCGGGGCCTCGCTGGCCGCCCGGAACGCCAAGGTGagcacggggatggggacacgccggggggtcccgggggcTTCAGGGTGGGGGGGAGGGCACGGTGAGacccccccggcctccccgcaGGGCCTGACGCCGCTGGGGACGCTGGAGGAGTGGATCGGGCTCTACGGCAAGGAACTGGACCAGGAGACGTGGCAGCGGTGCCGGGCCATGGAGCGCCTGCTCAAGGAGACGGCGGCGGCAGGCGGCGGTGAGCCCGGGGGCCGCTGAGGGGGTTTTGGGGGTCCGGGGtccgcgccgcccccccccgctgAGGGTCTCTGTGCGCCCCACAGCGCCTGCCGCCCTCCGGGACTCACAGCTCTTCGACGCCGAGCTCTCGGAGCCCCTCATCGCGGGCGGCGAGGACGCGGCGGGGGCGCAGCCGGAGCCGGGGGACCCCGACATGTCCCCGGCCATGTCCCCGCTGCGGCCGGCGCGGAAGCGGCCGCGGGGAGCGGAGGCAGCGGCACCGGacccggccgcccccgccggggGCCAGGCTGAGTACGAAGCCGCCATCCGCGGCCTGGGCAGTGCCAGGTCCCTCCCGGTCCCCATCctcgtccccgtccccgtccccacggcATCCCCGCGGCCGGCGCTGATCCCGGCCGAGGAGTACGTGGAGGACTGGCTGGAGGACGacctggcggcggcggcggcgcggggggcgcGGAAGCGCTCGCGCCGGGAGCCGGGGGACGGAGTCGGGGAGCCCGGTGCCGCGCGGCGCCGCCAGAACCGCCCCGTGGGGAGAGCGGCACCGGGACGCAGCCGCGAGCGCCCCGagagccccggcagccccgcgcGGGCGGCTGAAGGCTCGAcggaggctggaggagaggaggcgCAGgtgaggggatggggatggggatgggggtgcAGGTGGAGGGGCCCCCGGGGGTCCTGAGCCGCTGCTCCCCCCTCCCAgccgccccccggccctgccctgccgcccCCCATCCGAGTGCGGGTCCGGGTGCAGGACAACGTCTTCCTCATCCCTGTGCCCCAGAGGTAAGCACCTGGGACCCCGTCCCCCCGGGACCCCCATCCCTCCGGGACCCCCATGCCCTCAGGACCCCCATCCTCCTGGGAcccccatctccatcccccTGGGATCCCTGTCTCTAtgggccctctgtccccaggagacccctgtccctgtccccatggggCCCCTGTGCCCCTGAGACCCCCACTGCCATTCCTCTGAATCCCCTGTCCCCAAGGGTCCCCCGTCCCCACGGGAACCCCATCCCCATGGGACCCCCATCCCCATGAGaccccccaaaccccatccCCTTAAGACCCCCATCCCTGtggtccccccacccctttcCCTGTCCCCCCGAGATCCTCATTCCCTTGAGACCCCCATCCCGTGCGccccccgtccccgtgcccgTCCCGGTGACGCCCACCCGGTGCCGCGGCAGCGACGGCCGCGCCGTGGGCTGGCTGGCGGCGCAGGCGGCCGAGCGCTACTACCAGGCATGCGGGCTGCTGCCGCGCCTCACCCTGACCAAGGAGGGGGCCCTGCTGGCCCCCCAGGACCTGGTGGGGGACGTGCTGCAGAGCAACGAGGAGGTGAGCGCGGCCCCGTCcatgtccccgtccccgtccccgtggGGACGGAGGTGTCACCGGGACGGCCACCCGCAGGTGCTGGCCGAGGTGCAGTGCTGGGACCTGCCGCCCCTGGCCGAGCGCTACCGCAAGGCGTGCCGGAGCCTGGCCCTGGGTGAGGAGcacggcccccagccccctgtgTCACCTCCCTGCCCGTGCCAGGacccctgaccccccccccgtGTCACCTCCCACCTGTGGCAGGGCCCCCAGTCCCCACTGTGTCACCTCCCGCCTGTGCCAGGACCCCTGGACCCCCCCCATGTCAcctcctgcctgtggcaggaTCCCCGACCCCCCTATCCCCCATGCCAGGACCCCATcagctccctgtccccccccccggcccgtGTCACCCCCATGTCCTGTGTGCCAGGACCCCGTCCCCTCTCCGTCCCCTCCCTACCCCATGTGCCACCACCTTTGTCACCTCCCCGTCATCACCCTGTCCCGCGTGCCAGGACCCTGTCACCTCCCTGCCACCACCCTCGTCACCTCCATCAcctccccatctccttcccAGCTTACACCAGCACCCGTGTCACCTCCTTGTCACCTCCCTGCCACATCCTTACCACTTTGCTGCGACCTCCCTGtcacctccctgtcccccccaTGTCACCTCCCTGTCCTCTTCCATGTCACCTCCCTGTCCCATGCACCAGCCCCTCGGGGACCAATCCCAGGTAGCGTGGGGCTGGAACGCAGCCCCCACACCCCGTGCCATGACCCCCcggtccccatgtccctgtccTGGTCCCCTCAtccctgtcctggtccctgcgTCCCCATCCCGGTCCCCGCATCCCCTCGGTCCCCGCAGAGCCGCAGCCGCTGCTGCTGAAGGCGacggagctgcaggagcagagccccgCGTTCAGCGCCGGGGGCctggccccgcgccccccccagctcccgcCGCTGCTGCGGGCGCTGAAGCTGCAGGCGCCCCTGCGGCAGCTGCgcctggggggctgcgggctggcCGACGGGCACGGCGCCGAGCTCAGCGCCGCGCTCAGCACCCTGCCCGGCCTCGTCCTCCTCGACCTCTCCGGCAACCGGCTCGGcgcccgggggctgcagcacctcgcCGAGCCCGGCGTCGCTTTCCAGGttagggctggggggggggggggcttggtGGGTGCGGGGGACGGGGCGTTCCGGCACCCCCGGTGCTGCGTCGGGGTGCTCAGCCCGGTCCCCGCCGCCGGCagagcctggaggagctggaccTGAGCCTGAACCCGCTGGGCGACGCCGGCTGCCGGCcgctggcgctgctgctgcgCGCCTGCCCCGCGCTCACCGCGCTGCGCCTGCGCGCCTGCGGCTTCGCCGACGGCTTCTCCCGGCACTGCCGCCTCGGGCTGAGCGACGCCCTGGCAGGTGAGCGACCCCCCGGACCCTCGCCCCCCTCGccatggtggggggggggccgggggctgccgtGACGTCGGTGTCCCCCCCCTCCAGGAGCGTCGCAGCTGCGGGCGCTGGCGCTGTCCTGCAACGCGCTGGGCGCAGCGGGGCTGGAGCCGCTCCTGCGCAGCCTCCCCGCCGGCACGCTCGGGCACCTGGACATCGGCTCCGTGGGGGGGCCGGACCCCCGGCCCCTCGCCGCCGCCGTCGGCAGCTTCCTGGAGCGGGTAAGTGGCtgctccccgccgccggccccgcggggaCGCCGGGGACACGGAGCCGACGGCCGCGGGGCTTCCGCAGGGCGGCTGCGCACTCGCGCACCTCGCGCTGTCCGGGAACGGCTTGGACGACGCGGCCGTCGCCGAGGTGGCcaggtgaggggctgggggggacaatgggggggctgggctgggctgggctgggcgtCCCCCACGGCACCATCACCCAGTGTCCTCGGTGTCCCCTGTGGCACCATCACCCAACGCTCTTCGTGTTCCCCATGGCACCAGCACCCCATGTCCTCGGTGTCACCCTTGGCACTGTCACCCTTTCCGCTCAGTGTCCCCCGTGGCAGTGTCACCCAACATCCTTGGTGTCCCCTTTGGTACCACCACCCAGCACCTTCGGTGTCCCCCATGGCACCGTCACCCAAAGCCCTCGGTGTCGCCCTTGGCAGTGTCACCCTTTCCCCTCAGTGTCCCCTGTGGCACCGTCACCCAACGCCCTCGATGTCCCCCTTGGAATTGTCACCCAATGCCCTTGGCACCATCACCCTTTCCCTTTGGTGTCCCCCAGGCATCGTCCCCCAGTGCcctttgttccccccccccccccccttggcACGGTCACCCAATGCTCTTCACGACCCCCATGGCACCATCACCCAACACCCTCAGTGCCCCCCGTGGCACCGTCACCCTCCCCCTCCCACCACACGCACCCAGCGATGCCCCCCTGCCGCCGGGGCCATTCCTGGCCCCCCCCCTCCATTACCTCGGCCCCCCGCCCGCAGGcgcctccctgcctgcccctcccTGGTCTCGCTGGACCTCTCGGCCAACCCCGGCATCAGCGCCGTGGGCCTGCGGACGCTGCTGTCGGCGCTGGGCGAGCGGAGCCAGGGGCTGCGGTACCTCAGCCTGGCAGGTAGGCACGGGGACTGGGGGGTTggggggacaccccccccccccccccgtgagGCCCCCGCGGTGACGTTGTCCCTGTCCCCGAGGCTGCTCCGTGGAGGGGCCCCTGGACGGCACCACCTGGGCCAGGGCGGCCGCCGGCGTGCGGGACCTGCGGCTCTGCGGCCGCGGCGTGAGCCGGCGTGACCAGCGGGACGCGGGGCAGGCCTGGCGCGGGCCCCCCGGCACCGGCCTCTGCGCCGTCACGCGCCACCGCAAGCTCTtctgcaccagcctctgagcgCCCGGCGCCACCGCCCTCAGAGCCGTGGACGTCGCGATACGGGGACGGCGCGATACGGGGACGTTGGGACTTGGGGGGGGGTGCCACCGTGTGTGGACATGGCCTCTGCACCCAGCCGCGTGCTGGTGGCCGTGGGAACGAGGACCAAGTCCTTCTGTCCCTTTTATGTACCCGTCCCCGTGCCACCACCAGGAGGTGGCACCAAGGGACAGCGCCACGAGGACGCGCGCCCGACTTGGGGCTGCCGCGCTCGCGGGTGGTTTTAGCCTCGTTGAGGACATTATATGGTATTTATGAGCGTGGCCATGGCTGCTTTTTGGGGTCACTCCTGGATGAGGGTGTCCCACCCGTGGGACACGTCACCTGCCCACCCACAGGACGCAGGCGAAGGACGAGGGCTGGCCGAGGGGTTTATTGCCCATCCCCGCGTGCAGCAGCGCCGCAGACAGGGGCCACCACAGCGTTTTGGGGCCGCGGCGCCCCCGTAACGCGCTGGGGATGCGGGGCAGCGGTGGCGCGGGCGCCTCAGGCGTGCAGGAAGCGGTTGAAGGCGTTGTAGGCGGACTCGAGGTCGAACAGCATCTGCCGCACCTGGGAGTCGTCCAGCTCGTCCGAGGCCGACATCCCGCTCAGTGTCTGCAGCCTGCGGGGAGCGGGCGGCGTCGGCGGGGGTCCCCCAAaacgccccctccccccccccccccacgggcGCAGGCCCCGCACTCACCACTGGTTCACCTTCTGGCGGCCCTCGAAGTCGGGGGGCAGGTGGCTCATGCGGTTCATCGTCTCCATCAGCTCCCGCAGGTCCGGCTGGATCTGGGGGTGGCGGCCGCGGTGAGCCGGGGCCACCGCGAAACACCGGGGCCACCCCAAAACACCAGGGCCACATCCCTACCTCGTCCATGGCGCGGATCTCCAGGCGCAGCTTGTCCATCACGGTGATGAAGAGCTGCGGGAGAGGAAGGGTCGGCGCGGTGCGGCCCCC contains these protein-coding regions:
- the LOC121063358 gene encoding tonsoku-like protein, producing the protein LRGAAVPRPCPAGAVPRRELAAMRTRLYLNLGLVYDSLRDAGRRGRYLQRSVFVAERARLDEDLQRAYFNLGAIHLRQGQHPQALRCLQRARDCARRMQDKALESECCSSTAQVLLSLGDFAAAKRSLRTAYALGSQQPHQRHLVRSNLRYATKVTRLQEALEEAAGEPAAAMALCERLGDVFSRHGDFRRALEHYQRQLSYAEALGRPAPELAAIHVSLATTFGDLQEPARAEHHYRQELALHRGDALEEGRTWLSIALAKEEAGEPRAELEACLGTALERAEAAGELRLQRQVLRHLHALQQRAGSAEAADTMARLQGLPGGEEEEEEEEQESSEAPEEESDLELSESEGEDDELDGYTKSVPGRRRICKWNRRNDRGETPLHRACIEGDLRRVQLYLKQGHPLNPRDYCGWTPLHEACNHGHLEIVRLLLDRGAAVDDAGGPGCEGITPLHDALGCGHFEVAELLVQRGASLAARNAKGLTPLGTLEEWIGLYGKELDQETWQRCRAMERLLKETAAAGGAPAALRDSQLFDAELSEPLIAGGEDAAGAQPEPGDPDMSPAMSPLRPARKRPRGAEAAAPDPAAPAGGQAEYEAAIRGLGSARSLPVPILVPVPVPTASPRPALIPAEEYVEDWLEDDLAAAAARGARKRSRREPGDGVGEPGAARRRQNRPVGRAAPGRSRERPESPGSPARAAEGSTEAGGEEAQPPPGPALPPPIRVRVRVQDNVFLIPVPQSDGRAVGWLAAQAAERYYQACGLLPRLTLTKEGALLAPQDLVGDVLQSNEEVLAEVQCWDLPPLAERYRKACRSLALEPQPLLLKATELQEQSPAFSAGGLAPRPPQLPPLLRALKLQAPLRQLRLGGCGLADGHGAELSAALSTLPGLVLLDLSGNRLGARGLQHLAEPGVAFQSLEELDLSLNPLGDAGCRPLALLLRACPALTALRLRACGFADGFSRHCRLGLSDALAGASQLRALALSCNALGAAGLEPLLRSLPAGTLGHLDIGSVGGPDPRPLAAAVGSFLERGGCALAHLALSGNGLDDAAVAEVARRLPACPSLVSLDLSANPGISAVGLRTLLSALGERSQGLRYLSLAGCSVEGPLDGTTWARAAAGVRDLRLCGRGVSRRDQRDAGQAWRGPPGTGLCAVTRHRKLFCTSL